A window of the Cicer arietinum cultivar CDC Frontier isolate Library 1 chromosome 6, Cicar.CDCFrontier_v2.0, whole genome shotgun sequence genome harbors these coding sequences:
- the LOC101501311 gene encoding probable hydroxyacylglutathione hydrolase 2, chloroplastic: MSDIKGRSGFCVVPDVRQICFRKGILYGFMRIFSIPLKTLRGASRSLRVDQFCSVVSISSSLMIELVPCLRDNYAYILYDVDTGTVGVVDPSEAAPIIEALTKKNLNLTYILNTHHHNDHTDGNAELKERYGAKVIGSDLDKERIPGIDIYLSDGDKWMFAGHEVHIMATPGVTRGHISFYFPGSGAIFTGDTLFSLSCGKLYEGTPEQMLSSLKKIMSLADDTSIYCGHEYTLNNSKFALSIEPENKELQSYASHVAHLRNKGLPTVPTTLKMEKACNPFLRTWSTEIRQKLKVAATAEDAEALSVIRQAEDTF, from the exons ATGAGCGATATTAag GGAAGAAGTGGGTTTTGTGTGGTTCCAGATGTGAGACAAATTTGCTTTAGAAAAGGTATTCTATATGGATTTATGCGAATCTTTTCTATACCATTGAAAACACTGCGTGGAGCTAGTCGGTCGCTGAGGGTAGATCAATTTTGCAGTGTAGTGAGTATTTCTTCGTCATTAATGATTGAATTG GTTCCATGCCTAAGGGACAATTatgcatatattttatatgatgtgGATACAGGGACTGTGGGTGTTGTTGATCCTTCTGAAGCTGCGCCAATCATAGAGGCTTTGACCAAGAAAAATCTAAATTTGACATACATACTGAATACACACCACCACAATGATCACACTGATGGAAACGCAGAGTTGAAAGAAAGGTACGGGGCAAAg GTAATTGGTTCTGATTTAGACAAGGAAAGAATTCCTGGTATTGATATCTATTTGAGTGATGGAGATAAGTGGATGTTTGCTGGTCATGAGGTGCATATTATGGCCACTCCCGGTGTTACACGAG GCCATATTAGCTTCTACTTTCCTGGATCTGGGGCAATTTTTACTGGAGACACCTTGTTCAGCTTATCATGTGGCAAGCTCTATGAAGGAACCCCGGAGCAG ATGCTGTCTTCTCTTAAAAAGATCATGTCGTTGGCAGATGATACAAGTATATATTGTGGTCATGAATATACATtg AATAATTCGAAGTTTGCATTGTCCATAGAGCCTGAAAACAAGGAACTTCAATCCTATGCTTCACATGTAGCTCACCTTAGAAATAAAGGCTTGCCCACG GTTCCAACTACACTAAAGATGGAAAAAGCTTGCAATCCATTCCTTCGCACCTGGAGCACAGAAATCCGGCAAAAACTAAAAGTTGCAGCCACTGCAGAAGACGCAGAAGCCCTGAGTGTTATTCGACAAGCAGAGgatactttttag